One genomic region from Biomphalaria glabrata chromosome 7, xgBioGlab47.1, whole genome shotgun sequence encodes:
- the LOC106053012 gene encoding uncharacterized protein LOC106053012 isoform X2 — protein MEIDPEVHATGERKVYEPESHWYTLNHTSHNDDKFYENFTIYHNATGIMEVTTLATSALFVAGVFFNITAIGVFGCSPFNRMSFTIYMKIICCFNIAVLFLGMIQHHSFILDLQPDADTGERKKLCVQILWFILVLEHSRAFSIALVIYNRIKAQRTPDAHNKSLIALRIPVLTNATMMLLCTVPVSSYVEEYIDATSFYNRSECVFAFLKPYNTAHFTGLLMSNMALLEETVNVSLICILMLEIMLKHWRLRRALAREKMNARASASDQLLSVMMALKRSYPKGGSTATKETDEMHNYVAMVIFHLLTSGPRRLQHTPVINEYIPEVMVRSFNLLAVLDIIQYCYMAVMFAVLCASSSLYRSEAYKMIFEMNIDSAQSDASLANAARVMNTLLRRGSHEAHRVKSKSMSTVSKEYGAVIESFELDKNALMLLTTDDHRPLPVMQTSVEVLEGRTQYTLDNMFSDTDLDYARQKAFREKKLKEMLSERHTFRQQERSASREKKRREMITEIQKKSSTTVKNDE, from the exons ATGGAAATAGATCCAGAAGTCCACGCGACCGGAGAaagaaaa GTTTACGAGCCTGAAAGCCACTGGTATACCTTGAACCACACCAGCCACAATGACGACAAG TTCTACGAGAATTTCACTATTTATCATAATGC CACGGGCATCATGGAGGTCACCACCCTAGCTACCAGCGCCCTCTTTGTGGCCGGCGTTTTCTTCAACATCACTGCCATTGGGGTTTTCGGGTGCAGCCCTTTCAACCGGATGTCCTTCACGATATACATGAAGATTATCTGCTGCTTCAACATTGCCGTACTATTCCTGGGGATGATCCAGCACCATTCCTTCATCCTTGACCTACAACCAGACGCCGACAC AGGCGAAAGAAAGAAGTTATGCGTTCAAATCTTATGGTTCATTTTGGTGCTAGAGCACTCCAGAGCATTTAGCATCGCCTTGGTGATCTATAACAGAATCAA GGCTCAGCGTACGCCTGACGCGCACAACAAAAGCCTGATTGCCTTGCGGATACCCGTGCTGACCAACGCCACAATGATGCTGTTGTGTACGGTCCCAGTGTCCAGCTATGTGGAAGAGTACATCGATGCTACCAGCTTCTATAACCGTTCTGA ATGTGTGTTTGCTTTCCTGAAGCCCTACAACACAGCTCACTTCACCGGACTCCTGATGAGCAACATGGCCCTCCTGGAGGAGACGGTCAACGTTTCCCTCATTTGCATACTTATGCTTGAGATTATGCTGAAACATTGGAGGCTCAGGCGCGCACTGGCCAGGGAGAAG ATGAATGCACGTGCCAGCGCCTCTGACCAGCTGCTGAGTGTGATGATGGCGCTAAAGAGATCCTATCCTAAAGGCGGATCAACAGCAACGAAGGAAACTGACGAGATGCATAACTACG TTGCCATGGTGATATTTCATCTTCTGACTTCCGGCCCACGGAGACTCCAGCACACACCAGTGATCAATGAATACATACCGGAAGTGATGGTCAGGTCTTTCAATTTGCTGGCAGTACTGGACATCATTCAGTATTGCTACATGGCCGTCATGTTCGCAGTTCTGTGTGCTAGTAGCTCACTGTACAGATCAGAGGCTTACAAAATGATATTTGAA ATGAACATAGATTCCGCCCAGTCTGACGCATCACTGGCTAACGCCGCCAGAGTGATGAATACGCTGTTACGACGGGGCTCACACGAAGCCCATAGGGtcaagtctaaatcta TGTCCACCGTGTCCAAAGAATACGGGGCGGTCATCGAGAGCTTTGAACTGGACAAGAACGCCCTCATGCTGCTGACCACAGATGACCACCGACCGCTCCCCGTCATGCAGACCAGCGTGGAAGTCTTGGAAGGCCGGACACAGTACACGCTGGACAACATGTTCTCGGACACTGACCTCGACTACGCCAGGCAGAAAGCCTTCAGGGAGAAGAAGCTGAAGGAGATGCTGAGCGAGAGGCACACGTTTCGTCAGCAGGAGAGGTCAGCCTCGCGAGAGAAGAAGAGGAGAGAGATGATTACAGAAATACAG
- the LOC106053012 gene encoding uncharacterized protein LOC106053012 isoform X1: MEIDPEVHATGERKVYEPESHWYTLNHTSHNDDKFYENFTIYHNATGIMEVTTLATSALFVAGVFFNITAIGVFGCSPFNRMSFTIYMKIICCFNIAVLFLGMIQHHSFILDLQPDADTGERKKLCVQILWFILVLEHSRAFSIALVIYNRIKAQRTPDAHNKSLIALRIPVLTNATMMLLCTVPVSSYVEEYIDATSFYNRSECVFAFLKPYNTAHFTGLLMSNMALLEETVNVSLICILMLEIMLKHWRLRRALAREKMNARASASDQLLSVMMALKRSYPKGGSTATKETDEMHNYATGRMSDSMETSYVSLVDYDGKKEFLLGRDSAATSMTVAMVIFHLLTSGPRRLQHTPVINEYIPEVMVRSFNLLAVLDIIQYCYMAVMFAVLCASSSLYRSEAYKMIFEMNIDSAQSDASLANAARVMNTLLRRGSHEAHRVKSKSMSTVSKEYGAVIESFELDKNALMLLTTDDHRPLPVMQTSVEVLEGRTQYTLDNMFSDTDLDYARQKAFREKKLKEMLSERHTFRQQERSASREKKRREMITEIQKKSSTTVKNDE, encoded by the exons ATGGAAATAGATCCAGAAGTCCACGCGACCGGAGAaagaaaa GTTTACGAGCCTGAAAGCCACTGGTATACCTTGAACCACACCAGCCACAATGACGACAAG TTCTACGAGAATTTCACTATTTATCATAATGC CACGGGCATCATGGAGGTCACCACCCTAGCTACCAGCGCCCTCTTTGTGGCCGGCGTTTTCTTCAACATCACTGCCATTGGGGTTTTCGGGTGCAGCCCTTTCAACCGGATGTCCTTCACGATATACATGAAGATTATCTGCTGCTTCAACATTGCCGTACTATTCCTGGGGATGATCCAGCACCATTCCTTCATCCTTGACCTACAACCAGACGCCGACAC AGGCGAAAGAAAGAAGTTATGCGTTCAAATCTTATGGTTCATTTTGGTGCTAGAGCACTCCAGAGCATTTAGCATCGCCTTGGTGATCTATAACAGAATCAA GGCTCAGCGTACGCCTGACGCGCACAACAAAAGCCTGATTGCCTTGCGGATACCCGTGCTGACCAACGCCACAATGATGCTGTTGTGTACGGTCCCAGTGTCCAGCTATGTGGAAGAGTACATCGATGCTACCAGCTTCTATAACCGTTCTGA ATGTGTGTTTGCTTTCCTGAAGCCCTACAACACAGCTCACTTCACCGGACTCCTGATGAGCAACATGGCCCTCCTGGAGGAGACGGTCAACGTTTCCCTCATTTGCATACTTATGCTTGAGATTATGCTGAAACATTGGAGGCTCAGGCGCGCACTGGCCAGGGAGAAG ATGAATGCACGTGCCAGCGCCTCTGACCAGCTGCTGAGTGTGATGATGGCGCTAAAGAGATCCTATCCTAAAGGCGGATCAACAGCAACGAAGGAAACTGACGAGATGCATAACTACG CCACCGGAAGGATGTCCGACTCGATGGAGACGTCTTACGTCAGTCTCGTAGATTACGACGGGAAAAAGGAATTCCTCTTGGGCAGGGACTCGGCTGCTACCTCCATGACAG TTGCCATGGTGATATTTCATCTTCTGACTTCCGGCCCACGGAGACTCCAGCACACACCAGTGATCAATGAATACATACCGGAAGTGATGGTCAGGTCTTTCAATTTGCTGGCAGTACTGGACATCATTCAGTATTGCTACATGGCCGTCATGTTCGCAGTTCTGTGTGCTAGTAGCTCACTGTACAGATCAGAGGCTTACAAAATGATATTTGAA ATGAACATAGATTCCGCCCAGTCTGACGCATCACTGGCTAACGCCGCCAGAGTGATGAATACGCTGTTACGACGGGGCTCACACGAAGCCCATAGGGtcaagtctaaatcta TGTCCACCGTGTCCAAAGAATACGGGGCGGTCATCGAGAGCTTTGAACTGGACAAGAACGCCCTCATGCTGCTGACCACAGATGACCACCGACCGCTCCCCGTCATGCAGACCAGCGTGGAAGTCTTGGAAGGCCGGACACAGTACACGCTGGACAACATGTTCTCGGACACTGACCTCGACTACGCCAGGCAGAAAGCCTTCAGGGAGAAGAAGCTGAAGGAGATGCTGAGCGAGAGGCACACGTTTCGTCAGCAGGAGAGGTCAGCCTCGCGAGAGAAGAAGAGGAGAGAGATGATTACAGAAATACAG